From Actinopolymorpha cephalotaxi, one genomic window encodes:
- a CDS encoding SDR family oxidoreductase, whose translation MTSLKVLFIGGTGIISSACGARAVESGVDLTILNRGSTSIRPVPDGAEVVQGDIRDPESARAALGDREFDVVVDFVAFTPDHVQADVDLFAGRTGQYVFISSASAYQTPPARLPIVESTPLRNPRWEYSRNKIACENLLVEAYRDNGFPATIVRPSHTYDRTAIPTTGNWTDLDRMRRGLPVVVHGDGTSLWALTHHVDFAKAFVGLLGKPAAVGDSFHITSDESLTWNQIYTALGTALGVEAKLVHVASDTIVAAEPSLEGALLGDKAHSVIFDNSKVRALVPDYVATIPFSAGAREIVEWYDAHPERQKVDDDLNATFDKLIAAAGQ comes from the coding sequence ATGACGTCGCTCAAGGTCTTGTTCATCGGCGGTACCGGCATCATCAGTTCGGCGTGCGGGGCCCGCGCCGTCGAGTCCGGTGTCGACCTCACCATCCTCAACCGCGGCTCGACCTCGATCCGCCCCGTGCCCGACGGCGCCGAGGTGGTCCAGGGCGACATCCGCGACCCCGAGTCGGCACGGGCGGCACTCGGTGACCGCGAGTTCGACGTGGTGGTCGACTTCGTGGCGTTCACCCCCGACCACGTGCAGGCCGACGTCGACCTGTTCGCCGGCCGCACCGGGCAGTACGTCTTCATCAGCTCCGCCTCGGCGTACCAGACTCCCCCGGCCCGGTTGCCGATCGTGGAGTCGACGCCGCTGCGCAACCCGCGCTGGGAGTACTCCCGCAACAAGATCGCCTGCGAGAACCTCCTGGTCGAGGCGTACCGCGACAACGGCTTCCCGGCCACGATCGTGCGCCCGTCCCACACCTACGACCGGACCGCCATCCCGACCACCGGCAACTGGACCGACCTGGACCGGATGCGCCGCGGCCTGCCGGTCGTGGTGCACGGCGACGGCACCTCGCTGTGGGCGCTGACCCACCACGTCGACTTCGCGAAGGCGTTCGTCGGCCTGCTGGGCAAGCCGGCCGCCGTCGGCGACAGCTTCCACATCACCTCCGACGAGTCGCTGACCTGGAACCAGATCTACACCGCCCTGGGCACCGCCCTGGGCGTCGAGGCGAAGCTGGTGCACGTCGCCTCCGACACGATCGTCGCCGCCGAACCCTCGCTGGAGGGCGCGCTGCTCGGCGACAAGGCGCACTCGGTGATCTTCGACAACAGCAAGGTCAGGGCGCTGGTGCCCGACTACGTGGCGACGATCCCGTTCTCGGCGGGCGCCCGCGAGATCGTCGAGTGGTACGACGCCCACCCCGAACGCCAGAAGGTCGACGACGACCTCAACGCGACGTTCGACAAGCTGATCGCCGCCGCCGGCCAGTAA
- the tsaA gene encoding tRNA (N6-threonylcarbamoyladenosine(37)-N6)-methyltransferase TrmO has protein sequence MEQETNERSGQFAVRQIGRVESPLRDPASAPRQGDEGAPEATIVFAPEVEDGLRDLRPGADVLVLTWLHLADRDVLAVHPRGDESRPLTGVFSTRSPDRPNPIGLHRVRVLAVDGTRIRVAGLEALDGTPVLDVKPVLDPGTER, from the coding sequence ATGGAGCAGGAGACGAACGAGCGGTCCGGCCAGTTCGCCGTACGCCAGATCGGCCGGGTCGAGTCCCCGTTGCGGGACCCGGCGTCCGCGCCCAGGCAGGGCGACGAGGGCGCACCCGAGGCGACCATCGTCTTCGCCCCGGAGGTCGAGGACGGCCTGCGCGACCTTCGGCCCGGCGCCGACGTTCTCGTACTCACCTGGCTGCACCTCGCCGACCGGGACGTCCTCGCCGTCCACCCCCGTGGCGACGAGAGCAGGCCGCTCACCGGCGTCTTCAGCACCCGCTCGCCCGACCGCCCGAACCCGATCGGCCTGCACCGGGTGCGCGTCCTCGCGGTGGACGGCACCCGGATCCGGGTCGCCGGCCTGGAGGCGCTGGACGGCACCCCGGTCCTGGACGTGAAGCCGGTGCTCGACCCCGGCACCGAACGCTGA
- a CDS encoding bifunctional nuclease domain-containing protein: MSRSGAAVEGPDEDAGDDVADTSDDVLVVRARAGDKAAFATLVLRHRDQARRLAERVLNDRDLARDASQEAIVVALVSLERLANPRSFGPWLCGIALNVARRWLRESGRFGQLPETDLPDRGPGPEDLAETSVLAHRVRRAIGDLAPGQRDAVFHYYLQGLSHREVAAELGISPGAVKARLHQARAALAPRLSPFVQEDSMSPTSPPETPTEPRWVDVSVAGIRRPGGEDAAFKVHVVLLRENGGRRELPIGVLANAAVALTMIVESVEMPRPMTHQFTANLLGAAGARVTEVRINELAGGSFYASVLLDGPAGQGEVDARPSDALCLACITGAPIRVDERILADRAATGAGEWRDYPTTESDLAEEIRRASGAR; encoded by the coding sequence ATGTCCCGGTCCGGTGCGGCGGTCGAAGGTCCCGACGAGGATGCCGGAGACGACGTGGCGGACACGTCGGATGACGTGCTGGTCGTACGTGCGCGGGCGGGTGACAAGGCGGCGTTCGCCACGCTCGTCCTCCGCCACCGCGACCAGGCGCGCCGACTGGCCGAACGAGTGCTGAACGATCGCGACCTCGCTCGGGACGCGAGCCAGGAGGCGATCGTCGTCGCGCTGGTCAGCCTCGAGCGGCTCGCGAACCCGCGCAGCTTCGGGCCGTGGCTGTGCGGCATCGCGTTGAACGTCGCCCGCCGCTGGCTGCGGGAGTCGGGTCGGTTCGGGCAGTTGCCGGAGACGGACCTGCCGGACCGCGGCCCCGGGCCTGAGGACCTCGCCGAGACATCCGTACTCGCGCATCGAGTGCGTCGTGCGATCGGCGACCTCGCGCCAGGGCAACGCGATGCGGTGTTTCACTACTACCTGCAGGGACTGAGCCACCGCGAGGTCGCGGCCGAACTCGGTATCAGTCCCGGTGCTGTCAAGGCTCGCTTGCACCAGGCGCGGGCCGCGCTCGCGCCCCGGCTGTCTCCCTTCGTACAGGAGGATTCCATGTCACCCACTTCACCGCCCGAAACGCCGACGGAGCCTCGTTGGGTGGACGTCAGCGTCGCCGGGATCCGGCGGCCCGGCGGCGAGGACGCCGCCTTCAAGGTGCACGTCGTGCTTTTGCGGGAGAACGGTGGCCGGAGGGAACTCCCGATCGGCGTACTCGCCAACGCCGCGGTCGCGTTGACGATGATCGTGGAGAGCGTGGAGATGCCGCGCCCGATGACGCACCAGTTCACCGCGAACCTGCTCGGCGCGGCCGGCGCGCGGGTCACGGAGGTGCGGATCAACGAACTCGCCGGTGGGAGCTTCTACGCGTCCGTCCTGCTGGACGGTCCGGCCGGGCAAGGCGAGGTTGACGCCCGGCCGAGCGACGCGCTGTGTCTTGCCTGCATCACGGGTGCGCCGATCCGCGTGGACGAGCGCATTCTCGCCGACCGGGCCGCGACCGGTGCCGGTGAGTGGCGCGACTACCCGACCACCGAGTCCGACCTGGCCGAGGAGATCCGCCGTGCCTCCGGGGCCAGGTAG
- a CDS encoding haloalkane dehalogenase, with translation MPITNVLDSTIYHQELPGDGTPVVFLHGNPASSRLWRKVLPAVDLPARLIAADLIGMGRSGKPDVPYRFADHARYLDAWFDALGLDRVVLVGHDWGGALAFDWAARHPDRVRGVAFFETIVRPMSWSELGEQPRARAQAMRGPEGEELVLDGTFFVESAFTGGVLHPVDERDLASYLAPYPTRESRRPILEWARSLPLDGQPADVAERVEQYDRWLAGSHDVPKLLLTFDSSPTLLIGEEMAAWCRAHITALETLHCGPAGHHAAEDQPEAIAGAITAWAERHLLIRPVPADHSSPDSYLAPEARRISSARSDSVVG, from the coding sequence ATGCCGATCACCAACGTGCTGGACTCGACCATCTACCACCAGGAGCTGCCCGGCGACGGCACGCCAGTCGTGTTCCTGCACGGCAACCCCGCCTCCTCGCGCCTGTGGCGCAAGGTGCTGCCCGCCGTCGACCTCCCTGCCCGTCTCATCGCTGCGGACCTGATCGGAATGGGCCGCTCCGGCAAACCCGACGTGCCGTACCGCTTCGCCGACCACGCCCGCTACCTGGACGCCTGGTTCGACGCGCTGGGGCTGGACCGGGTGGTCCTGGTCGGCCACGACTGGGGTGGGGCACTCGCCTTCGACTGGGCAGCCCGGCACCCGGACCGGGTGCGTGGCGTGGCCTTCTTCGAGACCATCGTTCGGCCCATGTCCTGGAGCGAGCTCGGTGAACAGCCCCGCGCACGCGCGCAGGCCATGCGCGGACCCGAGGGAGAGGAACTCGTGCTCGACGGGACCTTCTTCGTGGAGTCCGCCTTCACCGGTGGCGTCCTGCACCCGGTCGACGAGCGTGACCTCGCGTCCTACCTGGCCCCCTACCCCACCCGCGAGAGTCGCCGACCCATCCTCGAATGGGCTCGGTCGCTCCCACTCGACGGTCAGCCGGCGGACGTGGCCGAGCGGGTCGAGCAGTACGACAGGTGGCTGGCCGGCAGCCACGACGTCCCCAAGCTCCTGCTCACCTTCGACTCCTCCCCGACCTTGCTGATCGGGGAGGAGATGGCCGCGTGGTGCCGGGCCCACATCACCGCGCTGGAGACCCTGCACTGCGGCCCGGCCGGGCACCACGCGGCCGAGGACCAGCCAGAGGCGATCGCCGGAGCCATCACCGCCTGGGCGGAGCGGCACCTGCTCATACGACCGGTGCCGGCCGACCACAGCAGCCCAGACAGCTACCTGGCCCCGGAGGCACGGCGGATCTCCTCGGCCAGGTCGGACTCGGTGGTCGGGTAG
- a CDS encoding MarR family winged helix-turn-helix transcriptional regulator, translated as MNDKAPGDPSGAAGPGGRAVGAERLRELPTRLLSLAAVHSDRRVNEELARVDARKWHYAVLATLEEFGPASQAELSARTGIYRSDMVGVLNELAGRGLVERAPDPADRRRNVVTPTRSGRRHLLRLDSLLAAVEDEVLAPLTSAQRAQLTRLLAKLVDHHGRQGDRSM; from the coding sequence ATGAACGACAAAGCGCCCGGTGACCCGTCCGGGGCGGCCGGTCCGGGAGGCCGGGCGGTGGGTGCGGAGCGGCTACGCGAGCTGCCCACCCGGCTGCTGTCCCTGGCCGCTGTCCATTCCGACCGCCGCGTCAACGAGGAGTTGGCACGCGTAGATGCACGCAAGTGGCATTACGCGGTGCTCGCGACGCTGGAGGAGTTCGGGCCCGCGAGCCAGGCCGAGCTGAGCGCCCGTACGGGCATCTATCGCAGCGACATGGTCGGGGTCCTCAACGAACTGGCCGGCCGTGGCCTGGTCGAACGCGCACCGGATCCTGCCGACCGCAGGCGGAACGTCGTCACGCCGACCAGGTCGGGCCGACGCCATCTGCTCAGGCTGGACAGCCTGCTCGCCGCTGTGGAGGACGAGGTGCTGGCGCCGCTGACCTCGGCGCAACGCGCACAGCTGACCCGCCTGCTGGCGAAGCTCGTGGACCATCACGGCCGGCAGGGTGACCGATCGATGTAG
- a CDS encoding class I SAM-dependent methyltransferase, producing MSTKSLPDDPSEAPGHTDTDTDYGGWFQDELIVEVYDRRPPYPEELIRLLADLAGDAPHRTVLDIGCGTGELARRIAPLADRVDAVDRSAAMLARGRELPGGDNPNLRWRQGTAEDAELDPPYALITAGQSLHWMDWDIALPRFALAAAPNAVLAVVERSWDGPPAMSSQLGEIFSRLSPVREYRRRDVPGELERHGHFTKLGERVCGPEAWHPTVEEFIEARHSQAGGSRTHMGEATVAEFDRAVRDLLDDLVAAGDVRRVGDRLDLSVEGQVTWGRLHL from the coding sequence ATGTCCACGAAGTCACTGCCCGACGACCCATCCGAAGCTCCCGGCCACACCGACACCGACACCGACTACGGCGGCTGGTTCCAGGACGAACTGATCGTCGAGGTCTACGACCGTCGCCCGCCCTACCCCGAAGAACTGATTCGGCTGCTCGCCGACCTCGCCGGTGACGCGCCCCACCGAACCGTGCTCGACATCGGCTGCGGGACCGGCGAGCTCGCACGAAGGATCGCTCCCCTCGCCGATCGGGTCGACGCCGTGGACCGCTCGGCGGCGATGCTGGCGCGCGGCCGGGAGCTCCCCGGAGGCGACAACCCCAACCTGCGCTGGCGGCAGGGCACCGCGGAGGACGCCGAACTCGATCCGCCGTACGCCCTGATCACCGCGGGCCAAAGCCTGCACTGGATGGACTGGGACATCGCGCTACCGCGGTTCGCCCTGGCGGCGGCACCGAACGCCGTGCTCGCCGTGGTCGAGCGCTCGTGGGACGGACCGCCCGCGATGAGCTCACAGCTGGGCGAGATCTTCTCCCGCCTTTCTCCCGTACGCGAGTACCGGCGGCGTGACGTGCCCGGTGAGCTGGAACGCCACGGCCATTTCACCAAGCTGGGTGAGCGGGTGTGTGGGCCCGAGGCGTGGCATCCGACGGTGGAGGAGTTCATCGAGGCCCGGCATTCGCAGGCAGGTGGATCCCGCACCCACATGGGAGAGGCGACCGTGGCGGAGTTCGACCGGGCGGTCCGCGACCTGCTCGACGATCTCGTGGCGGCAGGAGATGTCCGGCGCGTCGGCGACCGGCTCGACCTGTCAGTCGAGGGCCAGGTCACCTGGGGACGCCTCCACCTCTGA
- a CDS encoding GNAT family N-acetyltransferase, translating into MALRDGEVGFRVADSRVAAAVTLVYERATARRLGAVEPVVADRRLVEVLRARLDAPRTVVVVGERGAETVACCFGSPARSADNVPSEVEAHVSLVAVAPPYWGLGYGRAVLDFAERALAAAGYRSAQLHVQAANGRARGLYERCGWTLLGPGGPHKDGPQVVYGKHLGDGDIPADVAQPESSAESDAESSSESSPGAGGRVG; encoded by the coding sequence ATGGCGTTGCGGGACGGAGAGGTTGGCTTCCGGGTGGCCGACAGCCGGGTGGCGGCGGCGGTGACCCTCGTGTACGAGCGGGCGACGGCGCGCCGGCTCGGTGCGGTCGAGCCCGTCGTGGCCGACCGGCGGCTGGTGGAGGTGCTCCGTGCCCGCCTGGACGCGCCGCGCACGGTGGTGGTCGTCGGGGAACGCGGCGCCGAGACGGTGGCCTGCTGTTTCGGGAGTCCGGCGCGGTCGGCCGACAACGTTCCGTCCGAGGTCGAGGCGCACGTCAGTCTGGTCGCGGTGGCGCCGCCGTACTGGGGACTGGGCTACGGCCGGGCAGTGCTGGACTTCGCGGAGCGAGCGCTCGCGGCCGCCGGCTACCGGAGTGCGCAGCTGCACGTGCAGGCTGCCAACGGCAGAGCGCGAGGGTTGTACGAACGCTGCGGCTGGACGCTGCTCGGCCCGGGGGGACCGCACAAGGACGGCCCGCAGGTCGTGTACGGCAAGCACCTCGGCGACGGCGACATCCCGGCGGACGTCGCTCAGCCCGAGTCCTCCGCGGAGTCCGACGCCGAGTCCTCCTCGGAGTCCTCCCCGGGCGCGGGCGGCAGGGTCGGGTAG
- a CDS encoding ArsR/SmtB family transcription factor, whose product MASNTPAPDYDLDDRLELTTAEQVRAISDPLRTTLLGLLHERAATVTELADAVKRPKSTVAHHVNLLTRAGLLRVVRTRRVRAIEERYYGRTARMFYVGLGRQSGAGDKLPHDFNDFEVAAKESAAAYEDGRMRAFIRHARIPEKRAKEFWRRVDQVIHEFDQLPRSGDTVYGFAVGLYPMPDYPTLPPAPGEDSEEDSASDSAEDSG is encoded by the coding sequence ATGGCGAGCAATACCCCTGCCCCGGACTACGACCTCGACGACCGGCTCGAGCTCACCACCGCCGAGCAGGTGCGGGCGATCAGCGACCCGTTGCGTACGACCCTCCTCGGACTGCTGCACGAGCGGGCCGCCACCGTCACCGAGCTGGCCGATGCGGTGAAACGCCCGAAGAGCACGGTCGCCCACCACGTCAACCTCCTCACCCGGGCAGGCCTGCTGCGCGTCGTACGCACCCGGCGGGTCAGGGCGATCGAGGAGCGCTACTACGGCCGCACGGCGCGGATGTTCTATGTCGGACTCGGCCGGCAGTCCGGCGCCGGGGACAAGCTCCCGCACGACTTCAACGACTTCGAGGTCGCGGCGAAGGAGTCGGCGGCGGCGTACGAGGACGGCCGGATGAGGGCGTTCATCCGGCACGCGCGGATCCCGGAGAAGCGCGCGAAGGAGTTCTGGCGCCGCGTCGACCAGGTGATCCACGAGTTCGACCAACTGCCCCGCTCCGGCGACACGGTCTACGGGTTCGCGGTCGGGCTCTACCCGATGCCCGACTACCCGACCCTGCCGCCCGCGCCCGGGGAGGACTCCGAGGAGGACTCGGCGTCGGACTCCGCGGAGGACTCGGGCTGA
- a CDS encoding dienelactone hydrolase family protein, whose protein sequence is MAEVVLFHHVQGLTQGVQDFAAELRGASHTVHVPDLYEGHTFGTLEEGLAYAKKTGFGIVGERGIAAAEALGDALVYAGFSMGVMPAQQLAQTRAGAKGALFFHSCLPVEEFGAWPAGVPVQVHGMEGDPMFADEGDLDAARELVGSVEEAELFLYPGKEHLFADSSLRSYDQAATELLTRRVLDFLDRIN, encoded by the coding sequence ATGGCCGAGGTCGTGCTGTTCCACCACGTGCAGGGGCTGACCCAGGGAGTGCAGGACTTCGCGGCGGAGCTGCGCGGCGCCAGCCACACCGTTCACGTGCCGGACCTCTACGAGGGGCACACGTTCGGGACCTTGGAGGAGGGCCTGGCCTACGCGAAGAAGACCGGGTTCGGGATCGTCGGTGAGCGCGGGATCGCCGCGGCCGAGGCGCTCGGCGACGCCCTCGTCTACGCGGGCTTCTCGATGGGCGTGATGCCGGCGCAACAGCTGGCCCAGACCCGTGCCGGCGCGAAGGGCGCGCTGTTCTTCCACTCCTGCCTGCCGGTGGAGGAGTTCGGCGCCTGGCCCGCGGGCGTTCCCGTGCAGGTGCACGGGATGGAGGGCGACCCGATGTTCGCCGACGAGGGTGACCTCGACGCTGCGCGGGAGCTGGTCGGCTCGGTCGAGGAGGCCGAGTTGTTCCTGTACCCGGGCAAGGAGCACCTGTTCGCCGACTCCTCGCTGCGGTCGTACGACCAGGCCGCCACCGAGCTGCTGACCCGTCGCGTGCTCGACTTCCTCGACCGGATCAACTGA
- a CDS encoding HIT family protein: MSEIDVPGCHFCDEVRGRTTEAPRAFCDESFSVFVGRYQPTGPGYALVVPSWHVEDLPALPEDLCGPMLRMARRTSVAVQQAFGATGTTVLQNNGKPGQSVPHLHFHVIPRRPGDGYPRRAETPVHVDELTRQATILATALGNPAPRPRPRAGLS; the protein is encoded by the coding sequence ATGTCAGAGATCGACGTGCCCGGCTGTCACTTCTGCGACGAGGTGCGAGGGCGGACCACCGAGGCCCCGCGGGCCTTCTGCGACGAGAGCTTCAGCGTGTTCGTGGGCCGGTATCAGCCGACCGGTCCCGGCTACGCGCTCGTCGTACCCTCCTGGCACGTCGAGGATTTGCCCGCACTTCCCGAAGACCTGTGCGGGCCGATGCTGAGAATGGCCCGTCGTACGTCGGTCGCGGTCCAACAGGCCTTCGGCGCGACCGGCACGACGGTCCTTCAGAACAACGGCAAGCCAGGCCAGTCCGTGCCCCATCTGCACTTCCACGTGATCCCTCGCCGACCCGGAGACGGCTATCCGAGAAGAGCAGAAACCCCAGTACACGTTGACGAACTGACCCGGCAGGCGACCATACTCGCCACCGCTCTTGGCAATCCTGCTCCTCGACCGCGCCCTCGAGCCGGGCTCAGTTGA
- a CDS encoding NUDIX domain-containing protein — MGNVPRAGVIMVENGCVAAIERVRSGRRYHVLPGGQLEPGEDYPHAAVREAAEELGVDVRIDGLVAVVRFRGREQHYFLARSTGGTFGTGDGPEMGSPVDSDSGSYRAVWLPTDSLLTADLRPRPLAERLQKCASRSSFEALLAGPLVIHEHPADL; from the coding sequence ATGGGCAACGTGCCACGCGCGGGAGTGATCATGGTCGAGAACGGATGCGTCGCGGCGATCGAGCGGGTCCGATCGGGCAGGCGCTATCACGTGCTGCCCGGAGGCCAGCTCGAACCCGGCGAGGACTACCCGCACGCGGCGGTACGCGAGGCCGCCGAGGAACTCGGTGTCGACGTGCGCATCGACGGGTTGGTCGCCGTCGTGCGTTTCCGTGGCCGCGAGCAACACTACTTTCTTGCCCGGTCGACGGGCGGCACGTTCGGCACCGGCGACGGACCTGAGATGGGGAGCCCGGTCGACTCCGATTCGGGAAGCTACCGAGCGGTGTGGTTACCGACGGACTCACTGCTCACTGCGGACCTGCGGCCACGTCCGCTTGCCGAACGCCTGCAGAAGTGCGCGTCGCGGTCGTCCTTCGAGGCGCTCCTGGCCGGTCCCCTGGTCATCCACGAGCACCCGGCAGACCTGTAG
- a CDS encoding DoxX family protein, with product MSRTTTAFRPTAPAPSTRSRWRAGLYWSATTLVVAECAIGGAMDLLRMPPFYPVMIALGYPGYLATIMGTAKIAAAVVVVAPRLPRLKEWAYAGVMINLVGAIASTIAVHQPASGLVVPTAYTGLTLLSWALRPSTRRL from the coding sequence ATGAGCCGAACGACTACCGCGTTCCGGCCTACGGCTCCAGCGCCTTCGACGCGATCCCGTTGGCGCGCGGGCCTCTACTGGAGCGCCACCACACTCGTCGTCGCCGAATGCGCGATCGGCGGCGCGATGGACCTGTTGCGGATGCCGCCCTTCTACCCGGTGATGATCGCGCTCGGATACCCGGGCTACCTCGCCACCATCATGGGTACGGCGAAGATCGCCGCCGCCGTGGTGGTGGTGGCGCCTCGCCTGCCCCGGCTGAAGGAGTGGGCGTACGCCGGAGTCATGATCAACCTGGTCGGCGCGATCGCGTCGACCATCGCCGTGCACCAGCCGGCAAGCGGACTGGTCGTGCCGACCGCGTACACCGGCCTGACCCTGCTGTCGTGGGCACTGCGCCCGTCCACTCGCCGCCTCTGA
- a CDS encoding TetR/AcrR family transcriptional regulator yields the protein MPSAKSTKPSSAKPASAKQGEPISRGAGARQRVLRAALEVLDEHGLPGFTMEAVARRANAGKATLYRHWDSAGALLIDAMDATFQPFPVPDTGQVETDLAHLLTAFVRLLEETPFPRLLAAFVDAAERDPALAALHADLTERRREPVLVVLDRARERGQLPDHLDAELVTDLLTSPFFYRRFVAHRPIPDGMVDDVIAHVLGTRISAGRRKSS from the coding sequence ATGCCTTCGGCCAAGTCGACCAAGCCCTCTTCGGCCAAGCCCGCTTCGGCCAAGCAGGGTGAGCCGATCTCGCGAGGTGCCGGTGCCCGGCAGCGGGTGCTGCGCGCCGCTTTGGAGGTTCTCGACGAGCACGGCCTGCCCGGCTTCACCATGGAGGCGGTGGCCCGGCGCGCGAACGCCGGCAAGGCCACGCTCTACCGCCACTGGGACAGCGCCGGCGCACTCCTGATCGACGCCATGGACGCGACGTTCCAGCCGTTCCCCGTACCCGACACCGGTCAGGTCGAGACCGATCTCGCGCACCTGCTCACCGCGTTCGTCAGGTTGCTGGAGGAGACGCCGTTCCCGCGCCTGCTCGCCGCGTTCGTCGACGCCGCCGAGCGTGACCCGGCGCTGGCCGCACTGCACGCCGATCTCACCGAACGCCGCCGCGAGCCGGTCCTCGTCGTACTCGACCGCGCCCGCGAGCGCGGCCAGCTACCCGACCACCTCGACGCGGAGCTGGTCACCGACCTGCTCACCAGCCCGTTCTTCTACCGCCGGTTCGTCGCCCACCGGCCCATCCCGGACGGGATGGTCGACGACGTGATCGCGCACGTACTGGGGACCCGGATCTCGGCCGGGCGCCGCAAATCGTCGTGA
- a CDS encoding nucleotidyltransferase domain-containing protein: protein MGADLGRWEPMSVEEVAGLFGQVTTPWWIAGGYAIELYLGQPFRSHDDIDVLLLRRDQGVVHEVLRGWDIHAADPPGTLRPWPAGETLPESVHDIWCREHPDGPWRVQVMLDVAEGEEWVSRRDPRIRRPISTLGLRSADGTPFLLPEVQLFYKARGARPKDEADRAAVLPLLSPDARRWLDDALALTAPDHPWRAGLA, encoded by the coding sequence ATGGGTGCGGACCTTGGGCGGTGGGAGCCGATGTCGGTCGAGGAAGTCGCCGGACTCTTCGGCCAGGTGACGACGCCGTGGTGGATCGCGGGCGGGTACGCGATCGAGTTGTACCTCGGGCAGCCGTTCCGCTCCCATGACGACATCGACGTACTCCTCCTGCGCCGTGACCAGGGAGTGGTCCACGAGGTGTTGCGGGGGTGGGACATCCACGCGGCCGATCCTCCCGGCACTCTCCGGCCGTGGCCCGCGGGGGAGACGCTGCCCGAGTCGGTGCACGACATCTGGTGCCGCGAACACCCGGACGGTCCGTGGCGCGTCCAGGTGATGCTGGACGTGGCCGAAGGCGAGGAGTGGGTGTCTCGCCGCGATCCCCGGATCCGTCGTCCGATCTCCACGCTGGGGCTTCGCTCAGCGGACGGTACGCCGTTCCTCCTGCCGGAGGTGCAGTTGTTCTACAAGGCCAGGGGTGCGCGGCCGAAGGACGAGGCCGACCGTGCCGCCGTCCTGCCACTGCTGAGCCCCGACGCACGTCGGTGGCTGGACGACGCGCTGGCGCTCACCGCTCCGGACCATCCCTGGCGAGCGGGTCTCGCCTGA
- a CDS encoding MmcQ/YjbR family DNA-binding protein produces the protein MNSDQVRELAASFPGAEEYDHGGRPSFRVHGRPRFASGLDENGISLMPGEDAIREAVAEWPEICTEDWHGRRLVSVRVAYPRLPDAVVVELVTEAWAHRAPARLVRAYKARPAHEA, from the coding sequence GTGAATTCCGACCAGGTGCGGGAACTCGCAGCGAGCTTTCCTGGCGCCGAGGAGTACGACCACGGCGGCCGGCCGTCGTTCCGCGTCCACGGCCGGCCGCGCTTCGCCAGCGGACTGGACGAGAACGGCATCAGCCTGATGCCCGGCGAGGACGCGATCCGGGAGGCCGTCGCCGAATGGCCGGAGATCTGCACCGAGGACTGGCACGGCAGACGGCTCGTATCCGTACGCGTCGCCTATCCGAGGCTGCCGGACGCGGTGGTCGTGGAGCTGGTGACAGAGGCCTGGGCCCACCGGGCACCCGCGCGCCTGGTCCGGGCCTACAAGGCCAGGCCGGCGCACGAGGCATAG